In Zingiber officinale cultivar Zhangliang chromosome 1A, Zo_v1.1, whole genome shotgun sequence, a genomic segment contains:
- the LOC122019124 gene encoding nicotianamine synthase 9-like, with protein sequence MGGENEEGEMMLVQRISGIYERISKLGSLSPSEEVDGLFTELVHACIPVVAIEVRELSPEVQAMRTKLIKLCGEAEGLLECHYSDLLASFDNPLDHLELFPYYNNYVKLSHLEYTLLARYAPAPARVAFVGSGPLPLSSIVLAARHVPASAQIDNYDVDAAANERARRLVRGDGGVPGGARLEFHTADVMDVTLALRGYDVVFLAALVGVEREEKARVVEHLARHMAPGAVLVARSAHGARAFLYPVVDPAEDLKGFEVLTVHHPADEVINSVIVARKPTHGGVHPPAPAVLRPCKRCGMVQGFHHLGHESII encoded by the coding sequence ATGGGAGGGGAAAACGAAGAAGGTGAGATGATGCTTGTTCAGAGGATCTCGGGGATCTATGAGAGGATCTCCAAGCTGGGGAGTCTGAGCCCATCCGAGGAGGTGGACGGGCTCTTCACTGAGCTGGTGCATGCGTGCATCCCTGTCGTCGCAATTGAAGTGCGCGAGCTGAGTCCGGAGGTGCAGGCCATGAGGACTAAGCTGATCAAGCTTTGCGGCGAGGCAGAGGGGCTCTTGGAGTGCCACTACTCCGATCTCTTGGCCTCCTTCGACAACCCTCTCGACCACTTGGAGCTCTTTCCCTACTACAACAATTATGTCAAGCTGAGCCACCTCGAGTATACCCTCCTGGCGCGTTACGCTCCGGCGCCTGCCCGCGTGGCGTTCGTCGGCTCGGGGCCCCTGCCGCTGAGCTCCATCGTGCTCGCCGCGCGTCACGTGCCGGCGTCGGCGCAGATCGACAACTACGACGTCGACGCGGCGGCCAACGAGCGGGCGCGGCGCCTGGTGAGGGGGGACGGCGGTGTCCCTGGCGGCGCGCGGCTGGAGTTCCACACTGCGGACGTGATGGACGTGACGCTGGCGCTGCGGGGGTACGACGTGGTGTTCCTGGCGGCGCTCGTGGGCGTCGAGCGCGAGGAGAAGGCTCGGGTGGTCGAGCACCTGGCGCGCCACATGGCGCCGGGCGCCGTCCTCGTGGCGCGGAGCGCGCACGGGGCGAGGGCCTTCCTCTACCCGGTGGTGGACCCGGCGGAGGACCTCAAGGGCTTCGAGGTGTTGACGGTGCACCACCCGGCCGACGAGGTCATCAACTCGGTCATTGTCGCCAGGAAGCCAACGCACGGCGGGGTGCATCCGCCGGCGCCGGCGGTTCTGAGGCCCTGCAAGCGCTGCGGGATGGTGCAGGGGTTTCATCACTTAGGCCACGAAAGCATCATATAA